A portion of the Perognathus longimembris pacificus isolate PPM17 chromosome 20, ASM2315922v1, whole genome shotgun sequence genome contains these proteins:
- the LOC125368174 gene encoding LOW QUALITY PROTEIN: zinc finger protein 551-like (The sequence of the model RefSeq protein was modified relative to this genomic sequence to represent the inferred CDS: inserted 3 bases in 2 codons) has translation MSELVDRRSRHQGAGLHKCEECGRRFTYKSNLTEHWRVHTGERPYEWGHGERPYECGEYGKFFRQFCNFIRHQSIHTGDRPYECSECGKSFSCKFILIQHQXVHTRERPYECEECGNSFTRKSDLVQHQRIHTGXRSYECGECGKSFRQCSGLIQHRRVHTGERPYECGECRKAFSQSACLTQHQRVHTGERPYICKECGKSLSQSSSLVQHQRGHTRERSYECSVCGKPFTHRSDLLQHQRVHTGKRPYRCSECEKSFSRKSNLICHQRVHT, from the exons ATGTCTGAACTTGTTGACCGCAGAAGCCGTCACCAGGGAGCAGGGCTTCACAAGTGTGAGGAGTGTGGGAGAAGGTTCACATACAAGTCCAACCTCACTGAGCACTGGAGAGTGCACACAGGAGAGAGGCCCTACGAGTGGGGGCA TGGAGAAAGGCCTTATGAGTGCGGTGAGTATGGGAAGTTCTTTAGACAGTTCTGTAACTTCATCCGACACCAGAGTATTCATACTGGAGATAGACCTTATGAATGCAGTGAATGTGGGAAATCTTTTAGCTGCAAATTTATCCTCATTCAACATCA AGTCCACACTAGAGAAAGGCCTTATGAGTGTGAGGAATGTGGAAATTCCTTTACCCGGAAATCTGACCTCGTTCAGCACCAGAGAATTCACACTG AAAGATCGTACGAGTGTGGGGAATGTGGGAAGTCTTTTAGACAATGCTCTGGCCTCATTCAGCACCGCAGAGTCCACACTGGAGAAAGGCCTTACGAGTGTGGGGAATGCAGAAAAGCCTTTAGCCAGAGTGCTTGTCTTACTCAACACCAGCGAGTGCACACAGGAGAGAGACCTTATATATGCAAGGAATGTGGGAAATCCTTaagccagagctccagcctagTTCAGCACCAGAGAGGTCACACTAGAGAAAGGTCTTATGAGTGCAGTGTGTGTGGGAAACCTTTTACTCACAGATCTGACCTCCTTCAGCACCAAAGAGTCCACACTGGAAAAAGGCCTTATAGATGCAGTGAATGTGAGAAATCCTTTAGCCGAAAATCTAACCTCATTTGCCACCAGAGAGTTCACACTTGA
- the LOC125367981 gene encoding zinc finger protein 551-like, with protein sequence MEPEPEPGITFEDVTIYFSQEWGLLDEVQTLLYCSVMLETCVLLACLGYSPGCEEVLTPEHNVTTGGLSWGSAPTASTSQETELCEIGDPVLGNVLHQARVQTTCSVQNLFVGNARVRGFCFNADFQQNQNQKPWAKCMDRTLYLTSCRSLMQKELVPSGGGWEGLLGLHGRPPAAARKQQQQVRGSALERGKVF encoded by the exons atggagccggagccggagccg GGTATAACCTTTGAGGATGTGACCATTTATTTCTCCCAAGAGTGGGGGCTCCTCGATGAGGTTCAGACTCTCCTGTACTGCAGTGTGATGTTGGAGACCTGTGTGCTCCTGGCATGCCTAG GTTACAGCCCAGGGTGTGAGGAAGTGCTAACTCCTGAGCACAATGTCACCACAGGAGG GCTGTCATGGGGCAGTGCCCCCACAGCAAGTACATcccaggagactgaactctgTGAGATAGGTGACCCAGTCTTGGGAAATGTTTTGCATCAGGCCAGGGTCCAAACCACATGCTCTGTGCAGAACTTGTTTGTGGGCAATGCACGTGTGAGAGGCTTCTGTTTCAATGCAGACTTTCAGCAGAACCAAAACCAAAAGCCCTGGGCAAAGTGCATGGACAGGACCTTGTATTTGACAAGCTGCAGAAGCCTCATGCAGAAAGAGCTGGTCCCctctggggggggctgggaaggtctCCTTGGCCTCCACGGGCGTCCTCCAgcagcagccaggaagcagcagcagcaggtgcgGGGCAGTGCTTTGGAGCGAGGAAAGGTATTCTGA